A genomic window from Longimicrobiaceae bacterium includes:
- a CDS encoding acyl carrier protein, with translation MGMDASRKALIKSAIAAELRLPEEVLDDAATVASVGLDSLGLAQSVVAVEGALGAEIDTTVLSEQLAPEMTLGQLVDIIESSLMDAPAAALG, from the coding sequence ATGGGAATGGACGCGAGCCGGAAGGCGCTGATCAAGTCGGCCATCGCCGCGGAGCTGCGGCTGCCGGAGGAGGTGCTGGACGACGCGGCGACGGTGGCGTCGGTGGGCCTGGACTCGCTGGGCCTGGCGCAGTCGGTGGTCGCCGTGGAAGGCGCGCTGGGCGCCGAGATCGACACCACCGTGCTGTCGGAGCAGCTCGCGCCGGAGATGACGCTGGGCCAGCTGGTCGACATCATCGAGAGCTCGCTGATGGACGCGCCCGCGGCCGCGCTGGGATGA